One Dermacentor andersoni chromosome 6, qqDerAnde1_hic_scaffold, whole genome shotgun sequence genomic window carries:
- the LOC126522816 gene encoding transmembrane protein 181 — protein MPYPSGGGGGIGQPAGRTFNLASWRLKARYMLSHFGFFCSQFGKFIAPAYYHDRCERSVQMRLYTMHKREFVVMFLVFFACLCLCLFVGLAGPPITVTVVRSASELGTPGDNATKLNMATGPFVLKTPPLSAYSQQLWVIAQITTKEEDEDETFRKAFHLEINIQGITSKGHVVNAYGAVRPHIRVRQLTCSKKVCDAFTVLHLGFLDYSRYLLTVTFYGLESIDEKYHIDDVTFHYKSYNASFTQLEIWFRFIFLLATFFVTCWFAHTLRRFVFRDWSIEQKWMSILLPCLLLHNDPVFPMSLLVNSWIPGMLDAIFQASFLCALLLFWLCVYHGIRQNERRFATFYLPKLLVVGMLWTAAFVLASWQRYNELRDPTYNYKVDTQGFAALKIFFFTMGSIYLAYLLYLVVQAYTELRSMPYFDVRLKFMTSLMLIVLTLSVVITVMRFGISVLEDNFVADLSTTYGSSAEFMSFYGLLNFYLYTMAYVYSPPPNAFLESHLKDNPTLSMMNDSDEEVIYGSDTEERLLNPVRLGQDKEESD, from the exons ATGCCTTACCCGAGCGGTGGCGGCGGAGGCATCGGTCAACCGGCGGGCCGCACTTTCAACTTGGCCAGCTGGAGACTCAAGGCGCGCTACATGCTGTCCCATTTCGGCTTCTTCTGCAGCCAGTTCGGCAAGTTCATCGCCCCCGCCTACTACCATGACCGGTGCGAAAG GTCGGTGCAGATGCGGCTGTACACCATGCATAAGCGGGAGTTCGTCGTCATGTTCCTGGTGTTCTTCGCCTGCCTGTGCCTCTGCCTGTTCGTCGGACTCGCGGGGCCACCCATCACCGTCACCGTGGTGCGCTCCGCCTCCGAGCTGGGCACGCCGGGAGACAACGCCACGAAACTCAACATGGCG ACGGGGCCATTTGTACTAAAGACCCCTCCGCTATCGGCGTACAGTCAGCAGCTGTGGGTCATCGCGCAAATCACCACAAAGGAGGAAGACG AGGACGAGACGTTTCGGAAGGCGTTCCACCTCGAAATCAACATTCAGGGCATCACCAGCAAGGGTCACGTGGTCAACGCTTACGGCGCAGTACGACCGCACATACGGGTGCGCCAGCTCACCTGCTCGAAGAAG GTGTGCGATGCCTTCACGGTCCTGCATTTGGGCTTCTTGGATTACTCGCGATATTTGCTGACCGTCACGTTCTACGGCCTGgagtccatcgacgagaagtaccACATCGATGACGTCACATTTCAC TACAAGAGCTACAACGCATCGTTCACTCAGCTGGAAATATGGTTCCGGTTCATCTTCCTACTCGCAACGTTCTTCGTCACG TGTTGGTTCGCACACACACTGCGGAGGTTTGTCTTCCGAGACTGGTCCATCGAGCAGAAGTGGATGTCCATCCTCCTGCCCTGCCTGCTGCTGCACAATG ACCCCGTGTTCCCCATGTCACTGCTGGTGAACAGCTGGATACCAGGGATGCTGGATGCAATCTTCCAGGCATCATTTCTGTGTGCACTGCTGCTCTTCTGGCTTTGCGTCTACCACGGCATCCGCCAG AATGAGCGTCGCTTTGCAACCTTCTACCTGCCCAAGCTTCTCGTGGTGGGTATGCTGTGGACTGCCGCCTTTGTGCTCGCATCCTGGCAGAGGTACAACGAGCTCAGGGACCCCACTTACAACTACAAAGTCGACACACAGGGATTTGCG GCCTTGAAGATATTTTTCTTCACCATGGGATCAATATACTTGGCCTATCTGCTCTACCTAGTTGTGCAGGCATACACGGAGCTAAGATCAATGCCTTACTTCG ATGTTCGGCTGAAGTTCATGACATCACTCATGCTCATCGTCCTGACACTAAGCGTGGTCATCACAGTGATGCGGTTTGGGATTTCCGTTCTCGAAGACAACTTTGTGGCCGACCTGTCAACAACATACGGGAGCTCGGCAGAGTTTATGTCCTTCTATGGGTTGCTCAACTTCTATCTGTACACGATGGCTTACGTGTACTCGCCCCCACCAAATGCTTTTCTAG AATCTCATCTGAAGGACAATCCAACCTTATCTATGATGAATGACTCTGATGAGGAGGTCATCTATGG GTCAGACACCGAGGAACGGTTATTAAACCCAGTTCGACTCGGACAGGACAAAGAGGAAAGTGACTGA
- the LOC126522814 gene encoding pre-mRNA-processing factor 17 — MVSNVNMAAMLSICEYASSDDDDATEKEEPKEDYSKLPNTTQSVVAIRKKYQLNAAPDVAIKESVCGVKPIDPTSKELLFNPKYENLFAPVVGPENPFKSQQQKAVKNTLAGYVEPAHVNDFHFESQRLTFNSYGYALDPTADGSMDEGHKMVSSSDGASSSSSLTVFEKTKPRPGDKRKKAKNNDPSDIDGFAGPWAPYRDERRNVKPSEEEQEELDEIMAKRNKKGRRTEDKPMEEKTVLHIKDPYDYQGRSFLHVPQDVGVNLRSSEPPDKCFLPKRLIHTWSGHSKGLSAIRWFPRSAHLLLSCSMDCKVKLWEVYNERRCIRTYNGHRQAVRDIAFDNKGERFLSAGYDRYVKLWDTETGNCIARFTNRKVAYCVKFNPDHDKQNLFVAGTSDKKIVCWDIRTKEIVQEYDRHLGAVNTITFVDDNRRFVSTSDDKSMRVWEWDIPVDMKYIADPSMHSMPAVTLSPNGKWLACQSMDNKIMIFSALNRFKLNRKKTFEGHMVAGYACGLDFSPDMSYLISGDADGKLYVWDWKTTKLYTKFKAHDAVCISTLWHPHETSKVATAGWDGTIKFWD; from the exons ATGGTGTCAAACGTCAATATGGCGGCGATGTTGTCAATCTGCGAGTACGCCAGTAGCGACGACGACGATGCGACGGAAAAAGAGGAACCCAAGGAGGATTATTCAAAGCTACCGAATACGACGCAGTCTGTTGTCGCAATTCGGAAGAAGTACCAATTAAATGCAGCTCCAGATGTTGCCATCAAG GAGTCGGTTTGCGGTGTCAAACCAATTGACCCTACCAGCAAAGAACTGCTGTTCAACCCGAAATATGAAAACCTGTTTGCTCCTGTC GTTGGGCCGGAAAACCCTTTCAAGAGTCAGCAGCAAAAAGCTGTTAAGAACACCTTGGCTGGATACGTCGAGCCTGCACATGTGAACGACTTCCACTTTGAGTCGCAAAGGCTAACGTTTAACAGCTATG GCTATGCACTCGACCCCACGGCTGACGGATCCATGGACGAGGGCCACAAGATGGTCAGTTCCTCGGATGGTGCTTCTTCAAGCAGTTCCCTGACCGTGTTCGAAAAGACAAAACCTCGACCGGGCGACAAAAGGAAGAAAGCCAAGAACAATGACCCCTCTGACATTGATGGTTTTGCCGGACCCTGGGCCCCATACAGGGATGAGAGACGAAATGTCAAGCCAAGTGAG GAGGAGCAGGAAGAACTGGATGAAATTATGGCAAAAAGGAACAAAAAGGGTCGACGCACCGAGGATAAGCCGATGGAAGAGAAGACGGTGCTGCACA TCAAGGACCCGTACGACTACCAGGGCCGGTCGTTCCTGCACGTTCCACAGGATGTGGGCGTGAATCTCCGCTCGAGCGAGCCACCCGACAAGTGCTTCCTGCCCAAGCGTCTCATCCACACCTGGTCGGGCCACTCAAAGGGCCTGTCGGCAATCCGCTGGTTCCCTCGGTCCGCCCACCTGCTGCTCTCTTGCAGCATGGACTGCAAAGTCAAG TTGTGGGAGGTGTACAACGAGCGGCGCTGCATCCGGACGTACAACGGCCACCGGCAGGCGGTTAGGGACATTGCCTTTGACAACAAGGGCGAGCGCTTCCTCTCGGCTGGCTACGACCGTTATGTCAAGCTCTGGGACACAGAGACGG GCAACTGCATAGCAAGGTTCACCAATCGCAAAGTGGCTTACTGTGTCAAGTTCAACCCTGACCACGACAAGCAGAACTTGTTTGTGGCTGGCACCTCAGACAAGAAGATAGTCTGT TGGGACATCAGAACCAAAGAGATTGTCCAGGAATATGATAGGCATCTTGGCGCTGTTAACACCATCACATTCGTTGATGACAACCGCCGCTTCGTCTCCACATCTGACGACAAGAGCATGCGTGTCTGGGAGTGGGACATCCCCGTCGACATGAAATACATTGCGGACCCTTCCATGCACTCCATGCCTGCAGTCACACTATCGCCCAATG GAAAATGGTTGGCATGCCAATCGATGGACAACAAGATCATGATCTTCTCAGCCCTCAATCGTTTCAAGTTGAACCGGAAAAAGACATTTGAGGGACACATG GTTGCCGGCTACGCTTGTGGTTTGGACTTCTCACCAGACATGAG CTACTTGATATCCGGTGATGCTGATGGGAAGCTGTACGTTTGGGACTGGAAGACGACAAAGTTGTATACGAAGTTCAAGGCTCATGATGCAGTATGTATCAGCACCCTCTGGCATCCACACGAAACATCAAAGGTGGCCACCGCTGGCTGGGACGGCACCATCAAGTTCTGGGACTGA